A genomic stretch from Paraburkholderia dioscoreae includes:
- a CDS encoding CBS domain-containing protein has product MNAGDICTRDVVTCGLNATVLDACKIMRDRHVGDVVAVEKSADGKIHPRGLLTDRDIVLAVLAREVDAFGLFVGDVMSSPLIVAYEGEDVWQVVKRMRLHAIRRMPVVSNAGELVGLLSFDDLLDATCVLLAELSLVTGRQPHFEEKQRA; this is encoded by the coding sequence ATGAATGCAGGCGATATCTGTACTAGAGACGTTGTGACGTGCGGGCTGAACGCAACCGTTCTCGACGCATGCAAGATCATGCGCGATCGTCACGTTGGCGATGTTGTGGCGGTGGAGAAAAGCGCGGATGGAAAGATTCACCCTCGCGGCCTGCTGACTGACCGCGATATCGTGCTCGCGGTGCTCGCACGGGAAGTCGATGCGTTCGGGCTTTTTGTCGGCGACGTCATGTCCTCGCCGCTCATCGTCGCATACGAGGGGGAAGACGTGTGGCAGGTCGTGAAGCGGATGCGTCTGCACGCCATACGGCGCATGCCTGTCGTCAGCAATGCGGGCGAACTGGTTGGACTGCTTTCGTTCGACGATCTGCTCGATGCGACATGCGTCCTGCTCGCCGAACTATCGCTTGTGACAGGGCGGCAGCCGCATTTCGAGGAGAAACAACGCGCGTGA
- a CDS encoding ABC transporter permease encodes MRRLSNIYRLGIKELWSLWRDPTMLVLIAYTFTVAIYSAATAQPDTLHMAPIAIVDEDASPLSARIASAFFPPQFGIPRLIAPAQVDHGLDTGEYTFALDIPPNFQRDVLAGKPASIQLNVDATRMSQAFTGSSYVQQIVTDEISGFVARYRDTAPPPVDLAVHMRFNPNLDQTWFGALMEIINNVTMLSIILTGAALIREREHGTIEHLLVMPVTPAEIMLAKVWSMGLVVMVVATASLTFVVRGALHVPIEGSVALFMVGTALHLFATTSMGIYMATLARSMPQFGMLLVLVLLPLQMLSGSITPRESMPKIVQDVMFFAPTTHFVELGQAILYRGAGLDVAWRPFLILIAIGSVLFAMALRRFRRTIGQMA; translated from the coding sequence ATGCGCCGCCTCTCGAACATCTACCGACTCGGGATCAAGGAACTGTGGAGCCTGTGGCGCGACCCGACCATGCTGGTGTTGATCGCGTATACTTTCACCGTGGCGATCTATTCCGCCGCTACCGCGCAGCCCGACACGCTGCATATGGCACCGATCGCGATCGTCGACGAAGACGCCTCGCCGTTGTCCGCCCGCATTGCTTCGGCGTTCTTTCCTCCCCAGTTCGGCATTCCTCGCCTGATCGCCCCCGCGCAGGTCGATCACGGGCTCGATACGGGCGAATACACTTTCGCACTCGACATTCCGCCGAACTTCCAGCGCGACGTGCTGGCCGGAAAACCTGCGTCGATCCAGCTGAACGTCGACGCGACCCGCATGAGCCAGGCGTTCACAGGTAGCAGCTACGTGCAGCAGATCGTGACCGACGAGATTTCCGGCTTTGTCGCGCGCTATCGGGACACCGCGCCGCCGCCCGTCGATCTCGCCGTGCACATGCGCTTCAATCCGAATCTCGATCAGACCTGGTTCGGCGCGCTGATGGAGATCATCAACAACGTCACGATGCTGTCGATCATTCTCACGGGCGCCGCGCTGATCCGCGAGCGCGAACACGGCACGATCGAACATCTGCTGGTCATGCCGGTCACTCCGGCAGAGATCATGCTGGCGAAAGTCTGGTCGATGGGACTCGTGGTCATGGTGGTGGCCACGGCTTCGTTGACCTTCGTGGTGCGCGGCGCGCTGCATGTGCCGATTGAAGGCTCGGTGGCCCTGTTCATGGTCGGCACGGCGCTGCATCTGTTCGCCACGACTTCGATGGGCATTTACATGGCGACGCTCGCGCGCAGCATGCCGCAGTTCGGCATGCTGCTGGTCCTCGTGCTATTGCCGTTGCAGATGCTCTCCGGAAGCATCACGCCGCGGGAAAGCATGCCGAAGATCGTTCAGGATGTCATGTTTTTCGCACCCACTACTCACTTCGTCGAGCTTGGGCAGGCCATTCTGTATCGCGGCGCCGGCCTCGATGTCGCATGGCGGCCGTTTCTGATCCTGATTGCGATCGGCTCGGTGCTGTTTGCGATGGCATTGCGGCGTTTTCGCAGAACCATCGGTCAGATGGCCTGA
- a CDS encoding HlyD family secretion protein — MSPSRKKLTLGVALLAAIVVAGYYGWTMLHDSGPAAGFVSGNGRIEATEIDVATKLAGRVETIAVDEGDFVKAGQPLATMQVTVLDAQLAEARAQHQQAINTALSIEAQVVQRQSDKVAAEAVVSQRESELDAAQRKLARSETLSRDGASSMQELDDDRARERGAQATVRAARAQVTAAQAAVDATRAQLVAAHSAERAALATVARVEADISDSQLTAPRDGRVQYRIAEAGEVLPAGGKVLNIADLSDVYMTFFLPETVVGKVALGAEVRVILDAAPTYVIPATVSFVASTAQFTPKTVETSSERQKLMFRVKARINRELLLQHLKLVKTGLPGVAWIRIDQHAAWPASLAIKVPQ; from the coding sequence ATGAGCCCCAGCAGAAAAAAACTGACGCTCGGCGTCGCCTTACTGGCCGCGATCGTTGTGGCCGGATACTACGGCTGGACGATGTTGCATGACTCGGGCCCCGCAGCAGGTTTCGTGAGCGGCAACGGCCGCATCGAGGCGACCGAAATCGACGTGGCAACCAAACTGGCCGGCCGCGTCGAGACCATTGCCGTCGACGAAGGCGACTTCGTCAAGGCGGGGCAGCCGCTTGCGACCATGCAGGTGACCGTGCTCGACGCACAGCTTGCCGAAGCCCGCGCGCAACATCAGCAGGCGATCAACACCGCGCTTAGCATCGAAGCGCAGGTCGTGCAGCGGCAGAGCGACAAGGTGGCTGCCGAAGCCGTGGTCTCCCAGCGCGAAAGCGAACTGGACGCCGCGCAACGCAAGCTGGCGCGCTCGGAAACGCTGTCGCGCGACGGCGCGTCGTCCATGCAGGAACTCGACGACGATCGCGCCCGCGAGCGCGGCGCGCAAGCCACGGTCCGCGCCGCGAGAGCCCAGGTCACCGCCGCCCAGGCTGCCGTCGACGCGACACGTGCGCAACTGGTGGCCGCGCATTCGGCGGAGCGCGCCGCTCTCGCGACCGTTGCGCGCGTCGAAGCCGACATCAGCGACAGCCAGTTGACGGCGCCGCGCGACGGCCGCGTGCAATATCGCATCGCCGAGGCCGGCGAAGTGCTCCCCGCGGGTGGCAAGGTTCTCAACATCGCCGACCTCTCCGACGTCTACATGACGTTCTTCCTGCCGGAGACGGTGGTCGGCAAAGTCGCGCTGGGCGCCGAAGTGCGCGTGATACTCGATGCCGCGCCCACCTATGTGATTCCCGCCACCGTCTCCTTCGTCGCCAGCACCGCGCAGTTCACGCCGAAGACCGTGGAAACCAGCAGCGAACGCCAGAAACTGATGTTCCGCGTCAAGGCGCGCATCAATCGCGAACTGCTGCTGCAGCATCTGAAGCTCGTCAAGACAGGCCTGCCGGGCGTCGCGTGGATCAGGATCGATCAGCACGCCGCGTGGCCTGCTTCGCTCGCGATCAAGGTGCCGCAGTGA
- the rbbA gene encoding ribosome-associated ATPase/putative transporter RbbA: protein MLRYAKTLALDNLTLDFPAGRMTGLIGPDGVGKSSLLALAAGARAVQQGTVEVLGGDMRSRRHRALVCPRIAYMPQGLGKNLYPTLTVEENLQFFARLFGHDAPERRRRIDSLTRSTGLKPFLARPAGKLSGGMKQKLALCCALIHDPDLLILDEPTTGVDPLARAQFWNLIASIRKGRPGMSVIVATAYMDEAQRFDSLVAMDAGRILATGEPRALLERTHSDTLEAAFIALLPEERRRGHQPVVVEPLPADAAADLAIEARDLTMRFGDFVAVDHVSFRIRSGEIFGFLGSNGCGKSTTMKMLTGLLPASEGSAKLFGREVDPNDIDTRTRVGYMSQAFSLYGELTVQQNLVLHAQLFHVPPQEIAARVDEMVSRFGLSDVRDALPDSLPLGMRQRLSLAVAMVHKPELLILDEPTSGVDPVARDNFWQLMIELARRDQVTIFISTHFMNEAERCDRISLMHAGRVLATEAPAELVRLRGTATLEEAFIGYLIEAGADKAEEGGAEAMIEAPASTSDSGTGTLDRSSNRSRPRAFSPSRALTYIWREALELRRDPVRATLALLGSLVLMFVMGYGVSLDVESLTYAVLDRDQTELSHDYALNMSGSRYFVEQAPLSDYNDLDKRMRSGQLSLAIEIPPNFARDLQRGAPVQLGVWIDGAMPQRAETIRGYVLGLHQAWLMDQSIHRLGLTPAAQVNIETRFRYNPDVKSAPAMVPAIIPLLLLMLPAMLTALAVVRERELGSIINLYVTPVTRSEFLLGKQVPYVVLALLNFLLMTMLARIAFGVPVKGNFLTLLAAVLIYSIVATGMGMLASTFTRSQIAAIFLTMIGTLIPAIQFSGLINPLSSMEGSGRIIGSIYPATYMFTISRGVINKALGFTDLHAQFWPLLAAIPVVLGLTTVLLKKQET from the coding sequence ATGCTGCGTTATGCGAAAACCCTTGCGCTCGACAACCTCACGCTGGATTTTCCCGCCGGCCGCATGACCGGGCTGATCGGGCCCGACGGCGTCGGCAAGTCGAGCCTGCTGGCGCTCGCAGCCGGCGCCCGCGCGGTTCAGCAAGGCACCGTCGAGGTGCTCGGCGGCGACATGCGCTCGCGCCGGCACCGCGCGCTCGTCTGCCCTCGTATCGCCTACATGCCGCAGGGTTTGGGAAAGAATCTGTACCCGACACTGACCGTCGAGGAGAACCTGCAGTTCTTTGCGCGGCTATTCGGCCACGACGCCCCGGAGCGCCGCCGGCGCATCGACTCACTGACCCGCAGCACCGGCCTGAAACCGTTTCTGGCGCGCCCGGCGGGCAAACTCTCCGGCGGCATGAAGCAGAAGCTGGCGCTCTGTTGCGCGCTGATCCACGACCCCGATCTGCTGATTCTCGATGAGCCGACCACCGGCGTCGATCCGCTGGCACGCGCGCAGTTCTGGAATCTGATCGCGAGCATCCGCAAGGGCCGCCCCGGCATGAGCGTGATCGTCGCAACGGCTTACATGGACGAAGCGCAGCGCTTCGATTCGCTCGTCGCGATGGACGCTGGACGGATCCTCGCGACAGGCGAGCCACGCGCCCTGCTCGAGCGCACGCACAGCGACACGCTGGAAGCGGCGTTCATCGCGCTGCTGCCGGAGGAACGGCGCCGCGGTCATCAGCCGGTCGTTGTCGAACCGCTGCCGGCCGACGCCGCTGCCGACCTCGCCATCGAAGCACGCGATCTGACCATGCGCTTCGGCGATTTCGTCGCGGTGGACCACGTCAGCTTCCGCATCCGCAGCGGCGAAATCTTCGGCTTTCTCGGCTCCAACGGCTGCGGCAAGTCGACCACGATGAAGATGCTGACCGGACTGCTGCCCGCCAGCGAAGGCTCGGCCAAGCTGTTCGGACGCGAAGTCGATCCCAACGATATCGACACGCGCACCCGCGTCGGCTACATGTCGCAGGCCTTTTCGCTCTATGGCGAGCTGACGGTTCAGCAGAATCTGGTGCTGCATGCACAGCTCTTTCACGTGCCGCCGCAGGAGATTGCCGCCAGGGTCGACGAGATGGTGAGCCGCTTCGGCCTGAGCGACGTACGCGACGCGTTGCCGGACAGTTTGCCGCTCGGCATGCGCCAACGCCTCTCGCTGGCGGTCGCGATGGTGCACAAGCCGGAACTGCTGATTCTCGACGAACCGACTTCAGGCGTGGACCCCGTCGCTCGCGACAACTTCTGGCAGTTGATGATCGAGCTCGCCCGCCGCGACCAGGTCACGATTTTCATCTCCACGCACTTCATGAACGAGGCAGAGCGCTGCGACCGCATCTCGCTGATGCATGCGGGCCGCGTGCTCGCGACCGAGGCACCGGCGGAACTCGTGCGCCTGCGCGGCACGGCAACCTTGGAGGAGGCCTTCATCGGCTACCTGATCGAAGCGGGTGCCGACAAGGCCGAAGAAGGCGGCGCCGAAGCAATGATCGAAGCGCCCGCAAGCACGAGCGATTCCGGGACGGGCACGCTGGATCGATCCTCGAACCGCTCCCGCCCTCGCGCGTTCAGCCCGAGCCGCGCCCTCACCTATATCTGGCGGGAGGCGCTCGAATTGCGCCGCGACCCGGTACGTGCCACGCTCGCCCTGCTCGGTTCACTGGTGTTGATGTTCGTGATGGGCTATGGCGTGAGTCTCGATGTCGAAAGCCTCACTTACGCGGTTCTCGACCGCGACCAGACCGAACTGAGTCACGACTACGCGCTGAACATGTCGGGTTCGCGCTATTTCGTGGAACAGGCCCCGCTCAGCGACTACAACGATCTGGACAAGCGCATGCGCAGCGGTCAGCTCTCGCTCGCCATCGAAATCCCCCCGAATTTCGCACGCGATCTGCAACGCGGCGCCCCGGTGCAACTGGGTGTGTGGATCGACGGCGCAATGCCGCAGCGCGCGGAAACCATCCGCGGCTATGTGCTCGGGCTGCATCAGGCCTGGCTGATGGATCAGAGCATCCACCGCCTCGGCCTGACACCGGCCGCGCAGGTCAACATTGAAACGCGCTTTCGCTACAACCCCGACGTGAAGAGCGCCCCGGCGATGGTGCCCGCGATCATCCCGCTACTGCTCCTGATGCTGCCGGCCATGCTGACCGCGCTGGCGGTAGTGCGTGAGCGCGAACTCGGCTCGATCATCAATCTGTATGTCACGCCGGTCACGCGCAGCGAGTTTCTGTTGGGCAAGCAGGTTCCTTATGTCGTACTGGCGCTGCTCAATTTCCTGCTGATGACCATGCTGGCACGAATCGCTTTCGGCGTGCCGGTCAAAGGCAACTTTCTGACGCTACTGGCCGCAGTGCTGATCTATAGCATCGTCGCGACCGGCATGGGCATGCTGGCATCCACGTTCACCCGCAGCCAGATTGCCGCGATCTTCCTGACCATGATCGGCACGCTGATCCCGGCCATCCAGTTTTCCGGCCTGATCAATCCGTTGTCTTCGATGGAAGGCAGCGGGCGCATAATCGGCTCGATCTATCCGGCCACCTACATGTTCACGATCAGCCGCGGCGTGATCAACAAGGCGCTGGGCTTTACCGATCTTCACGCACAATTCTGGCCGCTGCTGGCCGCCATACCGGTGGTACTCGGCTTGACCACGGTACTCCTCAAAAAGCAGGAGACCTGA
- a CDS encoding phasin family protein gives MYFSTPDQFISMQSANVAVAFSLAQQTFQYFEELARLNLQAARATLAESEQAWQLAVSGKTPMELFVYQAGNAKPVAEKVLSYNSHLFGIANSAQAEFLKLFEDRFAQSNAKMQTAMDDFSRNAPAGSEVAVTVFKSAVSSAGVAYEAMRKAAAQAIAVAQAGQAAPVPTRDK, from the coding sequence GTGTATTTTTCGACGCCGGATCAGTTTATCTCCATGCAAAGTGCCAATGTTGCCGTCGCATTTTCGTTGGCGCAGCAAACATTCCAGTATTTTGAAGAACTGGCCAGGTTGAACCTGCAGGCAGCCAGGGCCACGCTCGCCGAGAGCGAACAGGCCTGGCAACTGGCCGTCTCCGGTAAGACGCCGATGGAATTGTTTGTTTATCAAGCCGGCAATGCGAAACCGGTGGCGGAGAAAGTGCTGTCGTATAACAGTCACCTGTTTGGAATTGCGAATAGCGCGCAGGCCGAGTTTCTGAAACTCTTCGAAGATCGCTTCGCGCAGTCGAACGCAAAAATGCAGACGGCCATGGACGATTTTTCCCGCAATGCGCCGGCAGGTTCGGAGGTCGCGGTCACCGTGTTCAAGTCCGCGGTTTCCAGCGCGGGGGTAGCCTACGAAGCAATGCGCAAAGCCGCCGCACAAGCCATTGCCGTGGCGCAGGCAGGCCAGGCCGCACCTGTGCCTACGCGGGACAAATAA
- a CDS encoding alpha/beta hydrolase, translating to MSDRINDRRRRLLGTALAGLSLMELGLGGIAHAQASGTNAGPRAAGFDNLKQIDAGTLSVGYAEAGPQNGPVVILLHGWPYDIHSFAEVAPLLAAAGYRVIVPYLRGYGMTRFLSADTPRNGQQAAIAVDIIALMDALKIDKAILGGFDWGARTVNIIAALWPQRCKAMVSVSGYLIGSQEANRAPLPPKAELAWWYQFYFATERGYAGYEANRHDFNKLIWHTASPKWNFDDATFERSAQSFNNPDHVAVVIHNYRWRLGLVKGEAQYDELEKRLALAPVITVPTITMEGDANGAPHPEPAAYAKKFTGKYAHRNIGGGIGHNLPQEAPKAFADAIADVARL from the coding sequence ATGTCTGACCGGATCAATGACCGGCGTCGCCGTCTGCTCGGGACGGCGCTTGCGGGCCTCAGCCTGATGGAACTCGGGCTCGGCGGAATCGCCCACGCGCAGGCGAGCGGTACGAACGCGGGGCCACGTGCCGCCGGCTTCGATAACCTGAAGCAGATCGACGCAGGCACGCTGAGCGTGGGATATGCAGAAGCAGGTCCGCAGAATGGGCCGGTGGTGATCCTGCTGCACGGTTGGCCCTACGATATCCACAGCTTCGCCGAAGTCGCGCCGTTGCTGGCAGCCGCGGGCTACCGCGTCATCGTGCCGTATCTGCGCGGCTACGGCATGACGCGTTTCCTCTCAGCGGACACGCCCCGCAATGGGCAACAGGCGGCCATTGCCGTGGACATCATTGCATTGATGGACGCGTTGAAGATCGACAAGGCGATTCTTGGCGGCTTCGATTGGGGCGCGCGCACGGTGAACATCATCGCGGCGCTGTGGCCGCAGCGATGCAAGGCGATGGTGTCGGTGAGCGGCTATCTGATCGGCAGTCAGGAAGCCAACCGGGCGCCGTTGCCGCCGAAGGCGGAACTGGCATGGTGGTATCAGTTCTATTTCGCCACGGAGCGAGGCTATGCAGGCTACGAAGCGAACCGCCACGACTTCAACAAACTGATCTGGCATACGGCATCGCCGAAATGGAATTTTGACGATGCAACCTTCGAGCGCTCGGCGCAGTCGTTCAACAACCCGGATCACGTTGCGGTGGTGATACACAACTATCGCTGGCGTCTGGGTCTGGTCAAGGGCGAGGCGCAATACGACGAACTGGAGAAGCGTCTGGCACTGGCGCCGGTCATTACCGTGCCGACCATCACGATGGAAGGGGACGCGAACGGCGCACCGCATCCCGAACCGGCAGCGTACGCGAAGAAGTTCACCGGCAAGTATGCGCACCGGAACATTGGCGGCGGTATCGGCCACAACCTGCCGCAGGAGGCGCCGAAGGCATTCGCCGATGCAATCGCCGACGTCGCCCGGTTGTGA
- a CDS encoding efflux transporter outer membrane subunit, with translation MFSSPHSRPPPATRRSPRSGTRFASALVLAAALGAGGCMSLAPHYVRPALPVPDTWSTGSSADGTLSADATSAASQIDWRSYFPDAQLQALIEQALTGNRELRIAVQRVEEARATYGIRRADTLPTISAGGSYVRFRAPGVLLPGGSIDGEAYQVGLTESNWELDFWGRVRNLKDAALEEFLASDAARRAATISVIANVADNYLLLRELDERIAVARETIASRSESLRIFRRRFEVGAISKLDLRQSEILLQQAQTLVAQLEQSRAAQAHALAVLVGAAAPLLPAPLNDASVGPDLHAGLPSSLLERRPDIVAAEHRLRAANANIGAARAAFFPRVTLTGAIGSTSTDLQHLFASGSGAWIFTPNVSLPIFDAGRNRSNLELAKAREGEAVAQYEETIQDAFRDVADALSAREWLAAQVQAETDTLVAQSERARLARLRYDNGATPFLEVLDAQRDLLNARQQLIQTRRALLTSRVALYAALGGGVQDADPTPPPSAADITLKQGPLP, from the coding sequence ATGTTCTCATCGCCGCATTCACGACCGCCGCCAGCAACACGCCGCTCGCCTCGCAGCGGCACACGGTTCGCATCGGCGCTCGTACTGGCAGCGGCGCTCGGCGCCGGCGGATGCATGTCGCTCGCGCCGCACTACGTACGCCCCGCGCTGCCGGTTCCCGACACCTGGTCGACCGGGTCTTCCGCCGACGGAACATTGTCCGCCGACGCCACATCGGCCGCCAGCCAGATCGACTGGCGCAGCTATTTTCCCGACGCCCAACTGCAGGCCCTGATCGAGCAGGCGCTAACCGGCAACCGGGAACTGCGCATTGCCGTGCAGCGCGTCGAAGAAGCTCGTGCAACGTACGGTATCCGGCGCGCCGACACGCTCCCGACGATCTCCGCTGGCGGCTCCTATGTCCGTTTCCGCGCGCCTGGCGTACTCCTGCCCGGCGGAAGCATCGACGGTGAGGCGTATCAGGTCGGGCTGACGGAAAGCAATTGGGAGCTCGACTTCTGGGGCCGCGTGCGCAACCTCAAGGACGCAGCCCTTGAGGAATTTCTGGCGAGCGACGCCGCGCGCCGTGCGGCCACCATCAGCGTGATCGCAAACGTAGCGGACAATTATCTGCTGCTGCGCGAACTCGATGAGCGTATCGCCGTTGCACGCGAGACGATCGCAAGCCGCTCTGAATCGCTGCGCATTTTCCGCCGCCGCTTCGAGGTGGGAGCGATCTCGAAGCTCGATCTCCGGCAGTCGGAAATTCTGCTGCAGCAGGCGCAAACGCTGGTTGCGCAACTGGAACAGTCGCGAGCCGCTCAGGCCCACGCGCTCGCCGTCCTGGTCGGCGCGGCCGCCCCGCTGCTCCCGGCACCGCTGAACGACGCGAGCGTTGGCCCGGATCTGCATGCGGGACTGCCGTCGTCATTGCTGGAGAGGCGTCCGGACATTGTCGCGGCGGAACATCGGCTGCGGGCCGCGAACGCGAATATCGGCGCGGCACGCGCGGCATTCTTTCCGCGCGTCACGCTCACGGGTGCCATCGGGTCGACGAGCACCGATCTTCAGCACCTGTTCGCGTCGGGTAGCGGCGCGTGGATCTTCACGCCCAACGTCTCACTGCCCATCTTCGATGCCGGGCGCAATCGCAGCAATCTGGAACTCGCGAAGGCCCGCGAAGGCGAAGCAGTGGCGCAATACGAAGAAACCATTCAGGACGCCTTTCGCGACGTAGCCGACGCACTGTCGGCAAGAGAGTGGCTCGCCGCGCAGGTTCAGGCGGAAACCGACACGCTGGTGGCGCAGTCCGAGCGCGCGCGGCTTGCCAGGCTGCGATACGACAACGGCGCGACACCGTTTCTGGAAGTGCTCGACGCGCAGCGCGATCTGCTCAACGCACGGCAGCAACTGATACAGACACGGCGCGCATTGCTCACGAGCCGCGTCGCGCTCTATGCCGCGCTGGGTGGAGGCGTGCAGGATGCAGATCCGACTCCCCCGCCTTCAGCCGCTGACATCACACTCAAACAAGGCCCATTGCCATGA